From Methanomassiliicoccales archaeon:
ACTTTGTGGTTCAAACGACCAGGTGCTATTTACCGATTTCTCAATGGCACCATGATCACTCGGAACATTCCCTTGTCGGTTCTCCAATGCTCCCTAGATCGGTCGCTTGCAACTCATCTCTTCGACATCGATGCGGATAACGATCATCTCGTCCAGGGAGGCAGGGTCGTACTGGAAAGGACCTCTGCCGCCATAGTGGCGCATGATCACGTCCAGGGCGAGCCGCTTCTTCTCTGGGTCGTTGACGAGCGAAGCCACTCCCCAGCCGATGATGCTCATGTACTTGGCGGACCAACGGCAAGCTTGCTTGGCAGAGATCACCTCGCCCTCATCCACCTCGAAGCATACCCGGGGGTGCGCCTTGATTGCTTCCAGTTTTCGGCCTTCCCTGGCCGAGTGGATGAACAGGACATCTTGCTCATAGCCGAAGCAGACCGGGACCAGGTAGGCTTCCTCCCCATCCACCAAACCGAGCCGGAGAACCTGCGAACGGTGCATCAGTTCGTCGATGATGGTTCGGTCTTGCACCTCCCTCTCGCTCTTTCGCATGCGCACCATGCATCTTCGAAGTGCATGGCAGCACTTATTTCTGGTGCAAGTC
This genomic window contains:
- a CDS encoding pyridoxamine 5'-phosphate oxidase family protein; this translates as MVRMRKSEREVQDRTIIDELMHRSQVLRLGLVDGEEAYLVPVCFGYEQDVLFIHSAREGRKLEAIKAHPRVCFEVDEGEVISAKQACRWSAKYMSIIGWGVASLVNDPEKKRLALDVIMRHYGGRGPFQYDPASLDEMIVIRIDVEEMSCKRPI